Proteins encoded by one window of Dioscorea cayenensis subsp. rotundata cultivar TDr96_F1 chromosome 20, TDr96_F1_v2_PseudoChromosome.rev07_lg8_w22 25.fasta, whole genome shotgun sequence:
- the LOC120251824 gene encoding vitellogenin-A2-like encodes MEELDGGSWVFRARFSSMAFPRLDTVKLSENLLSTEQRWNLYKFCLDLKLKNSTSLSETTSFTTGSNASSSSSSSSSPATSSNDLDQKLKNLDIDSSESKPTTSRKTDHDTRKSNLFLNKNERRSKGGNRRSVSPLGSTELSDTFKEESRSHGKRFFLLPLRRHRSQNKSVSKDDLVRATSPSSMEKLKDKKENNSWSSCFYKLK; translated from the coding sequence ATGGAGGAATTAGATGGTGGCTCTTGGGTTTTCAGGGCAAGGTTCTCCAGCATGGCCTTCCCTAGATTAGATACCGTGAAGCTTTCAGAGAATCTATTATCTACTGAACAACGATGGAATTTGTACAAGTTTTGCTTGGATTTGAAGTTGAAGAATTCAACATCTTTGTCAGAAACAACGAGCTTTACAACTGGATCaaatgcatcatcatcatcatcatcatcatcatcacctgCAACTTCCTCCAATGACCTTGATCAAAAGCTGAAGAATTTGGACATAGATTcttctgaatcaaaaccaacAACATCAAGGAAAACAGACCATGATACCAGGAAATCTAATTTATTCTTGaataagaatgaaagaagaTCAAAGGGAGGAAATAGAAGGTCTGTGTCTCCACTTGGCAGTACCGAGCTCTCTGATACCTTCAAAGAGGAAAGCAGGTCTCATGGAAAGAGATTCTTTTTACTACCACTCAGACGACATAGATCCCAAAATAAGAGTGTATCAAAAGATGATCTTGTCAGGGCAACATCACCTTCAAGTATGGAGAAGCTGAAAGACAAGAAGGAGAATAATTCTTGGTCTAGttgtttttacaaattaaaatag